The following proteins are co-located in the Sulfurospirillum deleyianum DSM 6946 genome:
- the trxC gene encoding thioredoxin TrxC has protein sequence MKVICSHCLATNNVPKLDVYKKANCGKCKASLLDPHPIALSSDNLEAILRSTDVPVIVDFWAPWCGPCKMFAPVFEQAARAYPLRVLFAKVDTEAEQFLASRFKIRSIPTIIVFKEGKEVERVSGAMNDEGLDRFVERFL, from the coding sequence ATGAAAGTGATCTGTTCACACTGTTTAGCAACCAATAATGTTCCAAAATTAGACGTCTATAAAAAAGCCAACTGCGGAAAATGCAAAGCCTCTTTGCTTGATCCGCACCCTATCGCACTCAGTAGTGATAACTTAGAAGCCATTTTAAGAAGTACCGATGTGCCCGTCATTGTCGATTTTTGGGCACCGTGGTGTGGACCATGCAAAATGTTCGCTCCTGTGTTTGAACAAGCCGCACGTGCCTACCCGCTTCGTGTTTTGTTCGCCAAAGTTGATACCGAAGCTGAGCAATTTTTAGCCTCTCGCTTTAAAATCCGCTCGATTCCAACCATAATTGTCTTTAAAGAGGGTAAAGAAGTGGAACGTGTCAGTGGAGCGATGAACGATGAAGGTTTGGATAGATTTGTGGAGAGATTTTTGTAG
- a CDS encoding DUF4392 domain-containing protein: MQRFQSVEEIVLQHSTRHMDKIQAQFPFEHTKTAVDAFIHLKKGVVFIYTGFYVAGFAETDGPIGTYFLAKAFEKIGFKPVIVTDSFCEGYFPEIETLYIPLSGLHVNEYEALLNEYKPVAHFSIERCGQNAQGDYLNARGVSVKEFTAPVDELFKLGSKGAPSFGIGDGGNEVGMGSFAKALQDKEYFNDYCVIACDYPMIASVSNWGGYGFIAELERVLHVNLLPSFEAVEQYLAFIVSKGSVDGIKRESVMSVDGKEWALEPEILKALKDYATKG, encoded by the coding sequence ATGCAGAGATTTCAGAGCGTTGAAGAGATTGTTTTACAACACTCCACACGCCACATGGACAAAATTCAAGCGCAGTTTCCTTTTGAGCACACCAAAACAGCAGTCGATGCCTTTATACACCTTAAAAAAGGTGTAGTTTTCATCTATACAGGATTTTACGTCGCAGGCTTTGCTGAAACCGATGGTCCCATTGGTACGTACTTTTTAGCTAAAGCGTTTGAAAAAATTGGCTTTAAACCCGTCATTGTGACGGATTCCTTTTGTGAGGGCTATTTTCCTGAGATTGAAACCCTTTATATTCCGCTTTCAGGCTTACATGTAAACGAATATGAAGCGCTTTTAAACGAGTACAAACCCGTTGCTCACTTTTCTATTGAACGTTGCGGTCAAAATGCACAAGGCGATTACCTCAACGCCAGAGGTGTCTCGGTGAAAGAGTTTACCGCACCTGTGGATGAACTCTTTAAATTGGGCAGTAAAGGTGCTCCTAGTTTTGGCATTGGTGATGGGGGAAATGAAGTGGGTATGGGAAGTTTTGCCAAAGCGCTTCAAGATAAAGAGTATTTTAATGACTATTGCGTCATTGCGTGTGATTATCCCATGATTGCTTCCGTATCAAATTGGGGTGGATATGGCTTTATCGCCGAGCTTGAGCGGGTTTTACATGTAAACCTTCTACCTTCGTTTGAAGCGGTTGAGCAGTACCTAGCCTTCATCGTTTCCAAAGGCTCTGTGGATGGCATTAAACGAGAATCGGTCATGTCCGTGGATGGAAAAGAGTGGGCATTGGAACCTGAAATTTTAAAAGCACTAAAAGATTATGCAACCAAAGGATAA
- a CDS encoding nucleotidyltransferase family protein — MTRELILDYLKTHKPFLQEQFNVKKIGLFGSYAKEQQTPQSDIDIIVDMPSSFDNYYALKELLEKELGAKVDLGLEKSIRKLIKEKIAHEVLYV; from the coding sequence ATGACAAGAGAGTTGATTTTGGACTACCTAAAAACACACAAACCCTTTTTGCAAGAACAGTTTAATGTCAAAAAAATAGGACTTTTTGGTAGCTACGCCAAAGAGCAACAAACCCCACAAAGTGACATTGACATCATTGTCGATATGCCCTCAAGTTTTGATAATTACTACGCACTCAAAGAACTCTTAGAAAAAGAGTTAGGTGCTAAAGTTGATTTGGGGCTTGAAAAGTCGATTCGTAAACTCATTAAAGAAAAAATTGCCCACGAAGTGCTTTATGTCTAA
- a CDS encoding DMT family transporter: MTYAKAFGITAMGMILMSFESPLIKMTLVSAQNFTFYFGLCMFTTMNLTLFLKHKTAFFALYKKDFLIIFASGFCIALSNLFFILAIKHTSVASAVFILSTGPLISAGIGFLFFKQKTPLRTFIAIFFVFIGLSFILFHDVALGNMKGNLYAFGCVFSFVSMLTILERNKEANRLACFGTGALLASCLAALSAPIVLPDSYSLSIIVGVGAFLTPLSRAFIGIGTRFLSSVEVALLTIIEPVLAPFWVWILLKEAPHPNTLLGGAIIVTTLIIHSIKTHQAHQKD; encoded by the coding sequence GTGACATACGCAAAGGCTTTTGGCATTACCGCAATGGGGATGATTTTGATGAGTTTTGAATCCCCTCTTATTAAAATGACCCTTGTAAGTGCTCAAAATTTTACGTTTTACTTTGGTTTATGTATGTTTACGACAATGAATCTCACCCTTTTTTTGAAACACAAAACAGCCTTTTTTGCGCTTTATAAAAAAGATTTTTTGATTATTTTTGCCAGTGGTTTTTGTATTGCGCTGAGTAATCTTTTTTTTATTCTGGCGATCAAGCACACCAGTGTGGCAAGTGCTGTTTTTATTTTAAGTACAGGACCACTGATTAGTGCGGGAATTGGGTTTCTCTTTTTCAAACAAAAAACGCCTTTGCGCACTTTCATCGCTATCTTTTTTGTTTTTATTGGATTGAGTTTTATCCTCTTTCATGATGTGGCTCTTGGCAATATGAAAGGCAATCTTTACGCGTTTGGCTGTGTTTTTTCTTTTGTATCGATGCTAACTATTTTAGAACGCAACAAAGAAGCAAATCGACTCGCATGCTTTGGAACGGGAGCGCTTTTGGCTTCTTGTCTGGCCGCACTGAGTGCGCCTATTGTTCTGCCAGATAGTTATTCGCTGAGTATTATTGTAGGGGTTGGAGCTTTTCTAACACCGCTTTCTCGTGCGTTCATAGGCATAGGAACGAGATTCTTATCTTCAGTAGAAGTAGCCCTCTTAACGATTATTGAACCTGTTCTTGCCCCATTTTGGGTCTGGATTTTATTGAAGGAAGCACCGCATCCAAATACACTCTTAGGCGGTGCTATCATTGTGACAACCTTAATCATTCACTCGATTAAAACACATCAAGCGCATCAAAAAGACTAA
- a CDS encoding ester cyclase: MAKQLRQIIEEYYEVVWNEQKLDQAHHFLSPTINFRGSLGMKVEGINGFCDYAKMLFGAFSNLYHVIEDVVVEGDKAAVRLVYTGSHTGKLFGFEPTGNRIRYSGACFFKFENDKIVDAWVLGDLNVLYGQLTASDH; the protein is encoded by the coding sequence ATGGCAAAACAACTACGTCAGATTATTGAAGAGTATTATGAAGTGGTTTGGAACGAGCAAAAGCTTGACCAAGCGCATCATTTTTTAAGCCCTACTATTAATTTTAGAGGCTCATTGGGTATGAAAGTAGAGGGTATTAATGGCTTTTGTGATTATGCCAAAATGCTTTTTGGTGCGTTTTCAAATCTGTACCATGTGATTGAAGATGTGGTCGTTGAAGGCGATAAAGCCGCTGTACGATTGGTTTACACAGGCTCACATACCGGCAAACTGTTTGGGTTTGAACCCACCGGAAATCGTATTCGTTACTCAGGGGCTTGTTTTTTCAAATTTGAAAATGATAAGATTGTTGATGCATGGGTTTTAGGTGATTTGAATGTACTTTATGGACAGTTGACTGCCTCAGACCATTAG
- a CDS encoding VF530 family DNA-binding protein has protein sequence MNPNEHKNNPLHGITLEKMLSELHAHYGWEKLDEMMRMNCFHENPSIKSCLKFFRKTPWARTKIEKLYLHFRTQTTK, from the coding sequence ATGAATCCAAACGAACACAAAAACAATCCTTTGCATGGCATTACCTTAGAGAAGATGTTGAGTGAATTGCACGCACACTATGGTTGGGAGAAACTTGATGAGATGATGCGTATGAATTGCTTTCATGAAAATCCTAGCATCAAATCGTGCTTGAAATTTTTTAGAAAAACCCCTTGGGCACGCACAAAAATAGAAAAGCTCTACCTTCACTTTCGCACACAAACAACAAAGTAA
- a CDS encoding SIR2 family NAD-dependent protein deacylase: MELIEIKEKLAEHLNTKFLTAPYLFIGSGLSKRYLGLENWEELLARYCKIVEKPFRYYKDSSEGDLGKVASNLSSDFFDVWWKSSDYKDSREEYEKIDVKIVDKSLPLKYEIAQYLKTVDIIDTLSKLDDSLKRELELLKKASVDGIITTNYDLLIESIFPDFKPFIGQSEMLFGRSHNIAEIYKIHGCCSKFNSLVLTYEDYEDFNSRNSYLAAKLLTTFVDHPVIFMGYKLGDKNINAIIEEIVKAIGTENVSKLQDRLIFIKRGESIDFARSSHTVNHSIISTITIETNSFIPIFEALGTIKRKVPAKIARLFKEQFYELSVTNNPSEKLCVRDIESLSDSSDVEFAIGIGVATSDKGYRCIDIKELIEDFLNDDLALNVEYVLKYTIPKAKTHGRNKSIPIFKYLNADHIDSEEKYQSKKQYFSTEIIDLVENGFSNATANPAQRKLSLILELDIQWATKLAYIASLKKEEIINDLDELLALLKELNKIIWSADQNAISNFKRLVAIYDRLKFAWDERKR, from the coding sequence ATGGAACTTATAGAAATTAAAGAAAAATTGGCAGAACATTTAAATACAAAATTTTTAACAGCCCCTTATTTGTTCATAGGTTCAGGATTAAGTAAAAGATATTTAGGCTTGGAAAATTGGGAAGAATTATTGGCAAGATATTGCAAAATTGTAGAGAAACCATTTAGGTATTATAAAGATAGCTCTGAAGGTGATTTAGGAAAAGTTGCTTCTAACCTTTCAAGTGATTTCTTTGATGTTTGGTGGAAGAGTTCTGATTACAAAGATAGTCGTGAAGAATATGAAAAAATTGATGTTAAAATCGTTGATAAATCATTGCCTTTAAAATATGAAATAGCCCAATATCTCAAAACGGTAGATATTATAGATACGTTAAGTAAGTTAGATGACTCATTGAAAAGAGAGTTAGAACTTTTAAAAAAAGCTTCGGTAGATGGTATTATTACGACAAATTATGATTTATTAATAGAATCAATCTTTCCCGATTTTAAGCCTTTTATTGGGCAATCGGAGATGCTTTTTGGACGAAGCCATAATATAGCCGAGATTTATAAAATTCATGGATGTTGTTCAAAGTTTAATTCTTTAGTTTTAACCTATGAAGATTACGAAGATTTTAATTCAAGAAATAGTTACTTAGCTGCAAAGCTATTAACCACCTTTGTTGATCATCCTGTGATTTTTATGGGCTATAAGCTTGGTGATAAAAATATTAATGCCATTATTGAAGAAATTGTCAAAGCAATTGGTACAGAAAATGTCAGTAAATTACAAGATAGATTGATTTTTATCAAACGAGGTGAAAGTATTGATTTTGCACGTAGTTCACATACTGTTAATCACAGTATAATTTCAACGATTACAATTGAAACTAACTCTTTTATTCCTATTTTTGAAGCATTAGGCACAATTAAAAGAAAAGTTCCTGCAAAAATTGCACGCTTGTTCAAAGAACAATTTTATGAATTATCTGTGACCAATAATCCAAGTGAAAAACTTTGTGTTAGAGATATTGAGTCATTAAGTGATTCGAGTGATGTTGAATTTGCTATAGGAATAGGTGTTGCGACATCGGACAAAGGGTATAGATGTATTGACATTAAAGAGTTAATTGAAGATTTTCTAAATGATGATTTAGCCTTGAATGTAGAATATGTTCTTAAATACACTATTCCAAAAGCAAAGACACATGGAAGAAATAAAAGTATACCAATCTTTAAATATTTAAATGCTGATCATATAGATTCTGAAGAAAAGTATCAAAGTAAAAAGCAGTATTTTTCTACAGAGATTATTGACTTAGTAGAAAATGGTTTTTCAAATGCTACAGCAAATCCTGCGCAAAGAAAACTATCTTTGATTTTAGAATTAGATATTCAATGGGCTACAAAGTTAGCATATATTGCATCATTAAAGAAAGAAGAGATTATTAATGATCTTGATGAACTCTTAGCGCTATTAAAAGAGTTAAATAAAATAATTTGGTCAGCCGATCAGAATGCCATAAGTAATTTTAAAAGATTAGTTGCTATATATGATCGGTTAAAGTTTGCTTGGGATGAAAGAAAAAGATGA
- a CDS encoding putative hydro-lyase, producing MKMCPKELRAKIAKGEFTRPTAGECPGYIQMNMVALPRAYAKEFEAFARENSKAIPVLEVIEEGHVSKLLAPGANILNEIPKYNILREGVLVETVTDITPYYTPDLVFFLIGCSFSFETALIENGMPLRHVDEQKNVAMYRTTIALKPVGGFSGEMVVSMRPIKKEKVADACVVTSHFPRMHGSPIQVGYPEMIGINDVTHPDYGDAIVIKEDEIPLFWPCGVTPQNVITQMKLPFAITHAPGHMFVTDKKDSEYYE from the coding sequence ATGAAAATGTGTCCAAAAGAGCTTCGCGCTAAAATTGCCAAAGGTGAATTTACCCGTCCGACAGCAGGGGAGTGCCCTGGGTATATTCAGATGAATATGGTTGCTCTGCCTCGTGCGTATGCCAAAGAGTTTGAAGCCTTTGCTCGTGAAAATTCAAAAGCGATTCCCGTGCTTGAGGTGATTGAAGAGGGGCATGTTTCAAAACTCTTAGCTCCTGGGGCAAATATCTTAAATGAAATTCCCAAATACAACATTTTACGTGAGGGCGTTTTGGTGGAAACGGTAACGGACATAACGCCTTATTATACGCCTGATTTGGTCTTTTTTCTCATTGGATGTAGTTTCTCATTTGAGACTGCACTCATTGAAAACGGGATGCCTCTACGCCACGTGGATGAGCAAAAAAATGTGGCGATGTACCGCACCACTATTGCACTCAAGCCCGTGGGAGGCTTTAGCGGTGAAATGGTGGTGAGTATGCGCCCGATTAAAAAAGAAAAAGTCGCCGATGCGTGTGTCGTGACCAGTCATTTTCCTAGAATGCACGGTTCACCCATTCAAGTGGGCTATCCTGAGATGATAGGTATTAACGATGTTACACATCCTGATTATGGCGATGCTATTGTCATTAAAGAAGATGAAATTCCACTTTTTTGGCCGTGTGGTGTGACCCCTCAAAATGTGATTACACAGATGAAACTTCCTTTTGCCATCACGCATGCCCCTGGGCACATGTTTGTTACCGATAAAAAAGATAGCGAATATTATGAATAG
- a CDS encoding SDR family oxidoreductase translates to MSKIVFITGATSGFGEATAIKFAMVGYKVIITGRRRERLDALKAKLPHADILPLCFDVQNKEEVFQAIASLPQAYKNIDILVNNAGLALGLERANDAHLEDWEQMIDTNIKGLLYVTKAVLPTMVKRKTGYIFNLSSTAASWPYEGGNVYGATKAFVKQFSLNLRTDLKGTHVRVTNIEPGFSQTEFSDVRFKGDTQKAHQLYENTIPLLAEDIAQTIFTLAELPAHVNVNRIEIMPTCQSYAGLVVEKKS, encoded by the coding sequence ATGTCAAAAATTGTTTTTATTACAGGTGCAACATCAGGTTTTGGAGAAGCAACCGCAATCAAATTTGCTATGGTAGGTTATAAAGTTATTATTACAGGTCGAAGACGTGAGCGATTAGACGCATTAAAAGCAAAACTTCCACACGCAGATATTTTACCTTTGTGTTTTGACGTCCAAAATAAAGAAGAGGTTTTTCAAGCCATTGCTTCGCTCCCTCAAGCCTATAAAAATATTGATATTTTGGTCAATAATGCGGGACTTGCATTGGGCTTAGAGAGAGCCAATGATGCGCATTTGGAAGATTGGGAACAGATGATCGACACAAACATCAAAGGGCTTTTATATGTCACTAAAGCCGTACTTCCTACGATGGTCAAACGAAAAACAGGCTATATTTTCAACCTCAGCTCAACAGCAGCCAGTTGGCCGTATGAAGGGGGCAATGTTTATGGTGCAACCAAAGCGTTTGTCAAGCAGTTTTCCCTGAACCTTCGAACCGATTTAAAAGGAACACATGTGCGTGTAACAAACATTGAGCCTGGATTTTCACAGACAGAGTTTTCAGATGTACGCTTTAAAGGTGATACGCAAAAAGCACACCAACTCTATGAAAATACCATACCCCTTTTAGCAGAAGATATCGCTCAGACTATTTTTACCCTTGCAGAACTTCCTGCGCATGTTAATGTCAATCGCATTGAAATTATGCCGACATGTCAAAGTTATGCCGGTCTTGTGGTTGAGAAGAAGAGTTAA
- a CDS encoding HepT-like ribonuclease domain-containing protein, whose amino-acid sequence MSNRDISLYIVDIFIAIDKISRFTCKIKNGAELLVHEMAWDACIRELEIIGEATRILLNSGLLKSEYRRIVDFRNQISHGYFGIDEEIVWDVIAHKLPEYQAELVMVVSKEKIALVGAIEHAKAENEKNVQVLKFLEILMLG is encoded by the coding sequence ATGTCTAATCGTGATATAAGCCTCTACATCGTCGATATTTTCATTGCTATCGACAAAATTTCCCGCTTTACATGTAAGATAAAAAATGGAGCTGAACTGCTCGTACATGAAATGGCATGGGATGCGTGCATCAGAGAGCTTGAGATCATCGGCGAAGCCACCAGAATACTCTTAAACAGCGGACTTCTTAAAAGCGAATACCGTCGCATCGTTGACTTTCGCAATCAAATCAGTCATGGTTATTTTGGCATTGATGAAGAGATCGTTTGGGATGTAATCGCACATAAATTACCTGAATATCAAGCAGAATTGGTCATGGTTGTTTCAAAAGAGAAGATTGCTCTTGTGGGTGCTATTGAACACGCTAAAGCAGAAAATGAGAAGAATGTGCAGGTTTTGAAGTTTTTAGAAATCTTGATGTTAGGATAA